The Panulirus ornatus isolate Po-2019 chromosome 56, ASM3632096v1, whole genome shotgun sequence genomic interval cccccatcctatgatccacttccgcttccatggttccatccgctgccagatccactcccagatatctaaaacactttacttcctccagtttttctccattcaaacttacctcccaattgacttgaccctcaaccctactgtacctaataaccttgctcttattcacatttactcttaactttcttctttcacacactttaccaaactcagtcaccatatatatatatatatatatatatatatatatatatatatatatatatatacatatatatatatatatatatatatatatatatatatatatatatatatatatatatattttttgccgctgtctcctgcgtttgcgaggtagcgcaaggaaacggacgaaaaaaatggcccaacccacccccatatacatgtatatacatacatgtgaggaaagattgaccaagaggatatacgtgtcggaggtggagggaacgaggagaagagggagaccaaattggaggtggaaagatggagtgaaaaagattttgtgtgatcggggcctgaacatgcagaagggtgaaaggagggcaaggaatagagtgaattggagcggtggtataccggggttgacgtgctgtcagtggattgaatcaaggcatgtgaagcgtctggggtaaaccatggaaagctgtgtaggtatgtatatttgcgtgtgtggacgtatgtatatacatgtgtatgggggtgggttgggccatttctttcgtctgtttccttgcgctacctcgcaaacgcgggagacagcgacaaagcaaaaaaaaaaaaaaaatatatataatatatatatatatatatatatatatatatatatatatatatatttttttttttcaattattaatttattattcttagtcgctgtctcccactttagcaaggtagcacaaggaaactgacaaaagaatggcctaacccacccacatacacatgcatgtacataaatgcccacacacacatatacatacatatacatacatagacataaacatatatacacatgtacatattcatatgagtggatgggccattcttcgtctgtttcctggcgctacctcgttgacgtgggaaacggcgatcaattgaTATTTTTCATGGTCTTGGCAATGTACTGAAGTATATAGTCTCATCTCTCATCAGTAGAATGTACCTACTGTAATTACTTTTTTTCAAACAATAAAGATTTGATTATCTAAATTTTCTGTTTTTCCAGAACATGAAAATGGAACCAAGCACTTGCTACATCTGCCATGATAGACGTCGGATTGCAGACACCGATACATCACAGACAAGGATTGGGAACAGACCTGAGGCAGAGACGCTTAAAGAAACTTTGATCAGGGCTCTTTCATTAGGATATGTGGAAGATAATCCAAATGAACAGGAACAAACTAAATTTGGAAGTAGTGTATGTGTTGTTTCCTTAAGCTCTCGATATGATGGAGGTCTGGAAGCTGTGAGTGAAAAAGTTATAAGTGATCATGTTGTCATATGTAGGAGATGTGAGACACTCCTTAGAGATTTTGAATATCATGAGAGGACTTCAGCAAAAATAGCTGAAGATATAAGAAGGTTTTTAACAAGACAAGAAGTGAATGAAAACGGGGAAAGTAATAGAAATCAGGTAGCTGGTCATGAACCTCAGACTTCTTTGGGTAAATCAGTTACAAAAAAATTTGATGAAAGGCAGAGTATAAGGGCAGCATTGAGGGCATTAAAGAAGTCGGGTGTGACAGAgccaaagaaaagggggaaaaaaaggaaaaaagaattgatTCCCTCTACAACAagaaatgaagatgaagatgatgatgatgaagtcacAGAAGATTTAGAGAAAACTTTGGCAAAAGAAGTAGAAGATGAGAAGAGATTACATAATCTGGTAACATCAAGGACCAGTAAGAGAATTCAAAGGAGACGAGAAGATGGATTAGTGATTAGATGGGGAGATGCCATATATGAAACAGAAAATAGCTCCATAGAAGATGATGTAGACCTCGAAAATATTTCTGAAGACAGCAATGAAATATGGCCAAAAGAGGAATCTCTGCCAAGGAAGAGAAAGGTTAGAAAACCAATTCAACATCGGCTGATTAGGCTTCCCAAGCCTTTGAGAGATGGTATAGGTCGTGTGTTGCAGGATCAGCAAGGCTTAAAGTATCAATGTCCTTTTTGTCACAGGTACTATATTCCCTCAAACTCCCAAGTACATAATTGTACATCATATAAAAACCAGCTTCGGTGTCACCTCTGTAATATATTCTTTACCTCATACATCAGGCTTGAGAAACATCTAGAAGTGATACACTTGAAGCAGAAACAACTGCAGTGCTCAGAAGAAGACTGCAAATTTATGTGTGTCTCAGAGCCTGCCTTCTTGTTGCACAAACATCTTCATTTCCTTGCTGGCcgaaaaaataatggaaatgaaaaaataacattTTTATCTAACACAATTGAATCAGATACAGAGAACCCTAATGTTACTCACACACTGGACACAGGAGCTGGTGAAGTTACAGTAATAGATGATATACAGGGTATTGTCACATCTCCAGATATTGCTGACCAAGTTTCCTTCTTACTTGATGAAAAGAGTTTTCTCTCTAATGGCCAGCCTGTCAATATAACTACAGCTAAAAAGGTTACAAAGGATATGGAAAATCATAGGAGAGTATTGCACTTGGCAAGTggcaaa includes:
- the LOC139765903 gene encoding uncharacterized protein isoform X2, coding for MGLNMKMEPSTCYICHDRRRIADTDTSQTRIGNRPEAETLKETLIRALSLGYVEDNPNEQEQTKFGSSVCVVSLSSRYDGGLEAVSEKVISDHVVICRRCETLLRDFEYHERTSAKIAEDIRRFLTRQEVNENGESNRNQVAGHEPQTSLGKSVTKKFDERQSIRAALRALKKSGVTEPKKRGKKRKKELIPSTTRNEDEDDDDEVTEDLEKTLAKEVEDEKRLHNLVTSRTSKRIQRRREDGLVIRWGDAIYETENSSIEDDVDLENISEDSNEIWPKEESLPRKRKVRKPIQHRLIRLPKPLRDGIGRVLQDQQGLKYQCPFCHRYYIPSNSQVHNCTSYKNQLRCHLCNIFFTSYIRLEKHLEVIHLKQKQLQCSEEDCKFMCVSEPAFLLHKHLHFLAGRKNNGNEKITFLSNTIESDTENPNVTHTLDTGAGEVTVIDDIQGIVTSPDIADQVSFLLDEKSFLSNGQPVNITTAKKVTKDMENHRRVLHLASGKGEKERIGESRMKLSQLEDETTQIKSHVVHKSSRKGFQCPFCDTRFETQRLFDDHVRDIHKLTVKSRSDIVTQIYSNKADAGGNTVKENIKCSEISEEGRDNLVLKKNFNMTPEDLTCTVERLKGKISKS
- the LOC139765903 gene encoding uncharacterized protein isoform X1, whose protein sequence is MNIFQLYGREENMKMEPSTCYICHDRRRIADTDTSQTRIGNRPEAETLKETLIRALSLGYVEDNPNEQEQTKFGSSVCVVSLSSRYDGGLEAVSEKVISDHVVICRRCETLLRDFEYHERTSAKIAEDIRRFLTRQEVNENGESNRNQVAGHEPQTSLGKSVTKKFDERQSIRAALRALKKSGVTEPKKRGKKRKKELIPSTTRNEDEDDDDEVTEDLEKTLAKEVEDEKRLHNLVTSRTSKRIQRRREDGLVIRWGDAIYETENSSIEDDVDLENISEDSNEIWPKEESLPRKRKVRKPIQHRLIRLPKPLRDGIGRVLQDQQGLKYQCPFCHRYYIPSNSQVHNCTSYKNQLRCHLCNIFFTSYIRLEKHLEVIHLKQKQLQCSEEDCKFMCVSEPAFLLHKHLHFLAGRKNNGNEKITFLSNTIESDTENPNVTHTLDTGAGEVTVIDDIQGIVTSPDIADQVSFLLDEKSFLSNGQPVNITTAKKVTKDMENHRRVLHLASGKGEKERIGESRMKLSQLEDETTQIKSHVVHKSSRKGFQCPFCDTRFETQRLFDDHVRDIHKLTVKSRSDIVTQIYSNKADAGGNTVKENIKCSEISEEGRDNLVLKKNFNMTPEDLTCTVERLKGKISKS